The following is a genomic window from Alkaliphilus sp. B6464.
TCCTAAATTTTCTGCTAATTCTTTATTTAGATCTGTACCCATTCCCACTAGTACCTCATTGACAACTTCCATCTGTTTTACTTCTTTGCTAATGAGCATAAGGGCTACAGAATCGTAATAGGTGTTTTTTCTTACTTCAACATTTAAATGCATTTTAGTTTTTTACTCTCCTTTCTATTATATAAAGTTAAAATACAGCCTATATAAGCTCCAGCTATTAAATCAGATCCCGATGTTTCTCCAGTCTCAATTACAGAGCATATATTTCTAATTAATTGCTTTTTGTCCTTTTCTGAGAAAAGACTTATCATTAGTTTTCGAATATGATCTGCAACTTTACCCGTTGAAGCAAATTGCAGCATCTCTGAACTCACCTTTGTGGTTCTATAAACAGTCCCATCTACTATAACTCTATTAATCTTATATACTCTACTAAGATCAAGACCAGAATATTTTCTAGCATATAACATAGAAACCATAAGTCCTGTTAAGAAATCATCAGTAGAAGGTGTTAATCCTGGACCAAAGCCAATAATCTGCTTGGCCATTATGCTAATCCCTTCTATATTTTCTTCTATTAGCAATTCAATGAGTTTTTGAATTTTTGAGTAAATAAAAGAGCAGTAGTGATTAGTTTGAAGCTCTTCTAATTCTTCATGAGAATCTTGTAAATAGTTGCTAATTTCTAAGAAAATAGGTGCAATACCATTAAAGTTACCTCTATCTACCAACACTCTTTTTAAAAGTTCTATATTTTGAAAAACAATATCTTCTCCTAATCCTTTAAAGTCAAGTATAGGATTTGGGTCCCATATTTTTGCCTTTGATAGGTCGATTTTCAAATGATCTATTCCTACAGTTATTGCTGTTTCGTTGAGAATAAAAGGT
Proteins encoded in this region:
- a CDS encoding DUF2877 domain-containing protein encodes the protein MRAIWICANTKKLIEERTELMGSVHSVFNRTCNIITDDDLLITIISSQIPNTPRSISINLPEDQNFHSFGLQKGIPFILNETAITVGIDHLKIDLSKAKIWDPNPILDFKGLGEDIVFQNIELLKRVLVDRGNFNGIAPIFLEISNYLQDSHEELEELQTNHYCSFIYSKIQKLIELLIEENIEGISIMAKQIIGFGPGLTPSTDDFLTGLMVSMLYARKYSGLDLSRVYKINRVIVDGTVYRTTKVSSEMLQFASTGKVADHIRKLMISLFSEKDKKQLIRNICSVIETGETSGSDLIAGAYIGCILTLYNRKESKKLKCI